A single window of Ignavibacteriota bacterium DNA harbors:
- a CDS encoding beta-lactamase family protein produces the protein MKKIYLQMIVIFLFFVRLNTLTYSQTLNSKIDSLLEEKYKPNDPGAVFLISKKGKIIYQKAFGLADIEINSSMKVESVFEIGSITKQFTAMAILMLYEQGKLKLDDEITKFIPDYPTNGNKITIHHLLTHTSGICSFTDMKSINEISKKDLTPVELIDFFKNEPMDFKPGEQFKYNNSGYVILGYIIELLTGKSYGDYIEQNIFQKIGMESSICASHKKIIKNRASGYQDKNGYINCTYISFTIPYSSGSLMSNAEDMFKWQQAIRNNLLISKQTTEKIFKNYNLNNVEKINYGYAWHIKEINGVPTNEHGGSIFGFKSMSVYIPSEDIYVIGLTNCDCNSPTQVTRQIAELALMMN, from the coding sequence ATGAAGAAAATATATTTACAAATGATTGTTATATTTTTGTTTTTCGTTCGGTTAAATACACTTACTTATTCACAAACTCTTAATTCGAAAATCGATAGCCTGCTTGAAGAAAAGTATAAACCAAATGATCCCGGCGCCGTTTTTTTAATTTCTAAAAAAGGAAAGATAATTTATCAAAAGGCTTTCGGTTTAGCTGATATTGAAATAAACTCGTCAATGAAAGTGGAAAGTGTTTTTGAAATAGGATCTATTACTAAGCAATTTACCGCAATGGCAATTTTGATGTTATATGAACAAGGTAAATTAAAATTGGATGATGAAATCACTAAATTCATTCCTGATTATCCTACAAACGGTAACAAAATTACTATTCATCATTTGCTTACTCATACTTCGGGCATTTGCAGTTTTACCGATATGAAATCAATTAACGAAATATCAAAAAAAGATCTGACTCCCGTTGAGTTAATAGATTTCTTTAAAAATGAGCCGATGGATTTTAAACCGGGAGAGCAATTTAAGTATAACAATTCCGGTTATGTAATATTGGGGTATATAATTGAATTGTTAACGGGCAAATCTTATGGTGATTATATTGAACAGAATATATTTCAAAAGATTGGAATGGAATCTTCAATTTGTGCCAGTCATAAAAAGATTATTAAAAACAGAGCCTCCGGATATCAAGACAAAAACGGATATATAAATTGTACTTACATTAGTTTTACCATTCCTTATTCCTCGGGATCATTAATGTCAAATGCCGAAGATATGTTTAAGTGGCAGCAAGCAATAAGGAATAATCTTTTAATCTCAAAACAAACGACTGAAAAAATATTTAAGAATTATAACTTAAACAACGTTGAAAAGATAAATTACGGTTATGCGTGGCATATTAAGGAAATTAATGGTGTTCCGACAAACGAACATGGCGGAAGTATTTTTGGATTCAAATCAATGAGTGTATATATTCCAAGTGAAGATATTTATGTAATTGGTTTAACGAATTGTGATTGTAATTCGCCTACACAAGTAACAAGACAAATTGCGGAACTTGCTTTAATGATGAATTGA
- a CDS encoding methyltransferase domain-containing protein produces MFKYNFIYPILYKLFDTNSLTRKSYRYLGNKIGERTKTNLGLTKNYLSQGRKINFLFHKYCKVEENDNLLELGTGWLHWYATFFRIFNNVKIDLFDVWDNRKINTFKKVMKQLTFELTTEENEKLVNKNILNILSEVNSFDEVYNILDYNYIINPNGSLRGLKNDYYKIIFSCAVFEHIDRKILKEYFKQMNRILIPGGYLVHIIDMGDHYHYKDKNKTHFKNYLNISNVFWKNYYENSIFYINRVQVSEWKKYFFDSGFDLVCEEMFYVNIDNLEIHKDFINYDKDDLSCHQYVSVFKKYKNLK; encoded by the coding sequence ATGTTTAAATATAATTTCATTTATCCAATTTTATATAAATTATTTGACACAAATTCATTAACAAGAAAAAGTTACAGATATTTAGGCAATAAAATAGGGGAAAGGACAAAAACAAATTTAGGATTAACAAAAAATTATTTAAGTCAAGGCCGCAAAATAAACTTTTTATTTCATAAATATTGTAAAGTTGAAGAGAATGATAATTTACTTGAATTGGGAACAGGATGGCTGCATTGGTACGCGACATTTTTCAGAATATTTAATAATGTTAAAATTGATTTATTTGACGTTTGGGATAATAGAAAAATAAATACATTTAAAAAAGTGATGAAACAATTAACATTTGAATTAACAACAGAGGAAAATGAAAAATTAGTTAATAAAAATATTCTCAATATTCTTTCTGAAGTAAATTCATTTGATGAAGTATATAATATTTTGGACTATAATTATATTATCAATCCGAATGGTTCCTTAAGAGGTCTAAAAAATGATTATTACAAAATCATATTTAGTTGTGCTGTTTTTGAACATATTGATAGAAAAATATTGAAAGAATATTTCAAACAGATGAATAGAATTTTAATACCGGGTGGGTACTTAGTACATATTATAGATATGGGAGATCACTATCATTATAAAGATAAGAATAAAACTCATTTTAAAAATTATTTAAATATTTCAAATGTATTTTGGAAAAACTACTATGAAAATTCAATATTTTATATAAACAGAGTGCAGGTTTCAGAATGGAAAAAGTATTTTTTTGATTCAGGTTTTGACTTGGTTTGTGAAGAAATGTTTTATGTTAATATTGATAATTTAGAAATACATAAAGACTTTATAAATTATGATAAAGACGATCTTAGTTGTCATCAATATGTTTCTGTTTTTAAAAAATATAAAAATTTAAAATAA
- a CDS encoding sugar MFS transporter codes for METPEKKGNNLKIAFALMTSLFFIWGAIVSLNDILIPHFKGLFHMNYTETMLIQFSFFGAYFLMSVPASIIIGKIGYKYGIVSGLIIVGFGCLIFIPASWIISYPLFLLGLFTMATGNVFLQVVANPYVSILGPSQTASSRLNLAQGINSLATTLSPYIGAFLILGNYSTIVEEAAAVQTPYIGLALFSFLVAGIFSFVKLPTVIKDKGNVVKGNVLKFRQLRLGVIALALYVGAEVSIGSFIVNFLGEPYIAGLEEKTAATYIPFYWGGLMVGRFVGSAILQKISAQRVLLVAAVMSFILVGVTIMTDGFVSMWAMLAVGLFNSIMWSNIFAMAIDGLGEYTTKASGILVMAPVGGAIFPLLQGVLADMPGVGIHLSYILPLMCYLFIIFYAVNGYKAGKNEILIVKNQIV; via the coding sequence ATGGAAACACCGGAAAAAAAGGGAAATAATCTTAAAATAGCATTTGCGTTAATGACATCTCTTTTTTTTATATGGGGCGCAATTGTATCGTTAAATGATATTTTAATTCCGCATTTCAAAGGATTGTTTCATATGAATTATACGGAAACAATGCTTATACAGTTTAGCTTTTTCGGTGCATATTTTTTAATGTCGGTTCCGGCAAGTATTATTATTGGAAAAATCGGTTATAAATATGGTATTGTGTCGGGACTAATTATAGTTGGTTTTGGCTGTTTAATATTTATACCGGCTTCGTGGATAATTTCTTATCCGTTATTTCTTTTGGGTTTATTTACAATGGCAACGGGTAATGTTTTTTTGCAAGTAGTTGCAAATCCTTATGTTTCAATACTGGGACCATCACAAACTGCTTCAAGCAGACTTAATTTAGCGCAAGGGATTAATTCACTTGCAACAACATTGTCTCCATACATAGGTGCATTTTTAATTTTAGGAAATTATTCTACAATAGTGGAAGAAGCTGCTGCCGTTCAAACTCCATATATAGGCTTAGCACTTTTTTCATTTTTAGTTGCGGGAATATTTTCCTTTGTTAAACTGCCAACGGTTATAAAAGATAAGGGAAATGTTGTAAAAGGGAATGTCCTTAAATTCAGACAATTACGTTTAGGCGTTATTGCTCTTGCATTATATGTTGGTGCTGAAGTTTCAATAGGTAGTTTTATTGTTAATTTTTTGGGTGAACCATATATCGCGGGATTAGAAGAAAAGACCGCAGCTACATATATTCCATTTTATTGGGGCGGACTTATGGTTGGCAGGTTTGTAGGTTCGGCAATTCTGCAAAAGATAAGCGCACAAAGAGTTTTACTGGTTGCCGCTGTAATGTCATTTATTTTGGTTGGTGTTACAATAATGACCGATGGTTTTGTTTCAATGTGGGCAATGCTGGCGGTCGGTCTTTTTAATTCAATTATGTGGTCTAATATATTTGCCATGGCAATTGATGGTTTAGGAGAATATACGACAAAAGCTTCGGGAATTTTGGTAATGGCTCCCGTTGGCGGAGCAATATTCCCTTTGCTTCAAGGTGTTCTTGCCGATATGCCTGGTGTCGGTATTCATCTTTCTTATATTCTTCCGCTGATGTGTTATTTATTCATAATCTTTTACGCGGTCAATGGATATAAAGCCGGAAAGAATGAGATTCTAATAGTTAAAAATCAAATAGTTTAA
- a CDS encoding DUF3800 domain-containing protein, translated as MINDELNKRYFFIDESGDPNFFAKRKKLLVGTTGYQPLLLIGMIAAEQRKTLRKSILTLKEEIEADPLYNTLHSIKPGWFFHAIEDHPDIRSKFINHIRNLENFKTYIVIGRKDLNRFQTSHHSNPSEFYFDLLYHLVKDRLNNREFHYQIFLAKRQETKMANFSQAVARAIERDNARRNVSIDISYQCDIVLSNHYPEMSIIDYMLWALQRYIRFDEKRFYNALIDKYNLIIDLYDTANYTTRGGGRTNYYSKRNIFDKDKASDFGLN; from the coding sequence ATGATTAATGATGAATTAAATAAAAGGTATTTCTTTATTGATGAAAGTGGTGACCCCAATTTCTTTGCGAAAAGAAAAAAATTATTAGTTGGTACCACTGGTTACCAACCTTTACTTTTAATTGGTATGATAGCTGCTGAACAAAGGAAAACTCTTAGAAAGTCAATTTTAACTCTCAAAGAAGAAATTGAAGCTGATCCGCTTTATAACACTTTGCATTCTATAAAGCCTGGTTGGTTTTTTCATGCAATTGAAGATCATCCAGATATTAGATCAAAATTTATAAATCATATTAGAAATCTTGAAAACTTTAAAACATATATTGTAATTGGTCGCAAAGATTTAAATCGTTTCCAAACTTCACATCATTCAAATCCTTCAGAATTTTATTTTGATTTGTTATATCACCTAGTTAAAGATCGCTTAAATAATAGAGAATTTCACTATCAGATCTTTCTTGCAAAAAGACAAGAAACCAAAATGGCAAATTTTTCTCAAGCCGTTGCTCGTGCAATTGAACGTGATAATGCGCGCAGAAATGTTTCAATTGATATTTCATACCAATGCGATATAGTGCTTTCAAATCATTATCCCGAAATGAGCATTATTGACTATATGTTATGGGCACTGCAGAGATATATTAGGTTTGATGAGAAACGTTTTTATAATGCTTTAATAGATAAATATAATTTAATTATTGATCTCTATGATACTGCAAATTATACAACACGTGGCGGTGGAAGAACCAATTATTATTCTAAAAGAAATATTTTTGATAAGGATAAAGCTTCTGATTTTGGTTTAAACTAA